A region of Halobellus limi DNA encodes the following proteins:
- a CDS encoding SHOCT domain-containing protein, with the protein MTQLTTHIGRTARRLAILAVPLLVAATGPAVAHGSGSYGGGMMGGGWGLFGGAMGLWGFLWMGLLIAVPLYIVYALLNRGSGGNEEQSLSVLRERYARGELSDDEFDRRREQLERTG; encoded by the coding sequence ATGACGCAACTCACCACTCACATCGGACGCACTGCTCGGCGACTCGCGATCCTCGCCGTCCCGCTGCTAGTTGCGGCGACTGGACCGGCTGTTGCCCACGGTAGTGGGAGCTACGGCGGCGGCATGATGGGGGGCGGCTGGGGCCTCTTCGGTGGAGCGATGGGGCTCTGGGGGTTCCTCTGGATGGGGCTCCTCATCGCCGTTCCGCTCTACATTGTCTATGCGCTCCTCAATCGAGGCTCCGGTGGGAACGAAGAGCAGTCGCTGTCGGTTCTCCGTGAGCGCTACGCCCGCGGAGAGCTCTCGGATGACGAATTCGATCGGCGGCGAGAACAGCTCGAACGCACCGGATGA
- a CDS encoding DUF302 domain-containing protein has translation MEYTIQTSVTGEFDDVVDTTIAALKDEGFGVLCDIDVQATLEEKLGEEFRQYCILGACNPGLAHEGLNEEIELGALLPCNVIVYETDGGEVMVSAVDPQQLVGIADNEALDSIANEVHDRFERVLASVADELESSTEI, from the coding sequence ATGGAATACACAATACAGACTTCAGTCACCGGTGAGTTCGACGACGTCGTCGACACGACGATTGCGGCGCTCAAAGACGAAGGATTCGGCGTCCTCTGTGACATCGACGTCCAAGCGACGCTCGAGGAGAAACTCGGCGAGGAGTTTCGACAGTACTGCATCCTCGGTGCGTGCAACCCGGGGCTGGCACACGAGGGCCTGAACGAAGAGATCGAACTCGGCGCACTCCTCCCGTGTAACGTCATTGTCTACGAAACCGACGGCGGCGAGGTCATGGTGAGTGCCGTCGACCCACAACAGCTCGTCGGCATCGCCGACAACGAGGCACTCGACTCGATCGCGAACGAGGTCCACGACCGGTTCGAACGCGTTCTCGCCAGCGTCGCGGACGAACTCGAATCATCGACCGAGATCTGA
- a CDS encoding SHOCT domain-containing protein, producing MTSSNQLDTTTIVLLILGAIIVLPLLTMGMGFGGMMGYGGMMGGYGTTSGWWPLVGMLVQLVFLLLLLGGGYLVFRRVTASQSSRNPAMEELRMAYARGDLTEEEFEARRNKLERSE from the coding sequence ATGACATCATCAAACCAACTCGACACCACAACCATCGTCCTCCTCATCCTCGGGGCGATCATCGTCCTCCCCTTGCTCACGATGGGGATGGGATTCGGCGGGATGATGGGATACGGTGGAATGATGGGTGGATACGGGACGACCAGCGGCTGGTGGCCACTCGTCGGGATGCTCGTCCAGCTGGTCTTCCTCCTCCTCCTGCTCGGTGGCGGATATCTCGTCTTCCGTCGCGTGACGGCATCGCAGTCGTCGCGGAATCCCGCAATGGAGGAGCTGCGTATGGCATACGCCCGCGGAGATCTCACCGAGGAAGAGTTCGAGGCGCGTCGGAACAAGCTCGAACGCTCGGAGTGA
- a CDS encoding thioredoxin family protein, with protein MTEVILFTQETCGACATQREKNEGIEDAYPDVEFREVDIQTDLETAEEYGVRKTPTTLVYANGEQTAEFIGIVDRDELEAAIESAGQQSPGLTNRLASIIRG; from the coding sequence ATGACGGAAGTTATCCTGTTCACACAGGAGACTTGTGGAGCGTGCGCAACGCAGCGAGAGAAAAACGAGGGTATCGAAGATGCGTATCCGGATGTCGAGTTCCGGGAGGTCGACATCCAGACCGATCTGGAGACGGCCGAGGAGTACGGTGTCCGAAAGACGCCAACGACGCTCGTGTATGCAAACGGGGAACAGACGGCCGAGTTCATCGGCATCGTCGACCGGGACGAATTGGAGGCTGCCATCGAGAGCGCCGGCCAGCAATCGCCCGGACTCACGAACCGGCTCGCCAGCATCATCCGTGGATAA
- a CDS encoding plastocyanin/azurin family copper-binding protein, protein MTDYSRRQFLGALGAGTVASAGFTQPVAAQETPVVKMGNNYFDPIGLHVEPGTTVRFEIAAGAHSATAYPDRVPADATAFDSGTISQGSFEHTFEVPGTYDYYCIPHKTVGMVGRIVVGSPGGPAEDSPIPDGEVPDSETIVQNGAVAVGSDVDGSGSTDGGMMGPGMMHGRNGGWFGGLPFVGGALGMLGLVGGFLYWAMGRGDAPPESDDSAMETLQRRYARGEIDEEEFQKRRERLETGSEDPSR, encoded by the coding sequence ATGACAGACTACAGTAGACGCCAGTTCCTGGGAGCGCTCGGTGCTGGCACAGTCGCGAGTGCGGGATTCACCCAACCAGTCGCCGCACAGGAGACGCCCGTCGTGAAGATGGGCAACAACTACTTCGACCCGATCGGGCTCCACGTCGAACCTGGCACGACCGTCCGCTTCGAGATAGCAGCCGGAGCTCACTCGGCGACGGCCTATCCGGACCGCGTTCCCGCCGACGCCACCGCCTTCGACAGCGGGACCATCTCGCAGGGGAGCTTCGAGCACACGTTCGAGGTGCCCGGAACGTACGACTACTACTGCATCCCTCACAAGACGGTCGGCATGGTCGGTCGCATCGTCGTTGGTAGCCCTGGCGGTCCAGCTGAAGACAGCCCGATCCCGGACGGCGAGGTCCCAGACAGCGAAACGATCGTCCAGAACGGCGCCGTTGCCGTCGGCTCGGACGTCGACGGCAGTGGGAGTACCGATGGCGGAATGATGGGTCCAGGGATGATGCACGGCCGGAACGGTGGATGGTTCGGTGGGCTGCCGTTCGTCGGCGGGGCACTCGGGATGCTGGGGCTGGTCGGCGGCTTCCTCTACTGGGCAATGGGTCGAGGCGATGCACCTCCAGAGAGTGACGATTCCGCTATGGAAACCCTCCAACGTCGTTACGCACGAGGCGAGATCGACGAAGAAGAGTTCCAGAAGCGTCGTGAACGGTTGGAGACTGGGAGTGAAGACCCATCTCGGTAA